One genomic window of Haloarchaeobius salinus includes the following:
- a CDS encoding heavy metal translocating P-type ATPase, with protein sequence MTGCTLCDLDLPADPVTDSEVEGKFCCRGCLAVARSLDDVDDIDERSPEELLDAGEDDADGEVCYLSVDGMHCATCELFLEATATDHPGVEGASASYATDTMKLVYDPATVDAGDLPDAVSTAGYEARERGLDDDREPDSPTATFLVGGGFFGMMTMLWYVLFIYPQHFGFAPVVDFGSFGRLYLLAQIWLFTSVVLFYSGFTLLRGAYVSLRAGQPNMDLLVSLAATSAYVYSTAVMLTGGIDVYFDVTVAIVLVVSAGNYYEDRVKRSVVSLLSDLTAASVEEARLRDGRTLPVEDVAPGSELLVRPGERVPLDGTVVEGVAAVDEALVTGESLPVTKREGDAVVGGSVVTDTPLVVAVSEDATSTLDRIVGLLWEVQSARPGVQRLADRLATVFVPTVTALAVLVAAGTLVFGGTLTRALLVGLTVLVVACPCALGLATPLAVAAGIQRAAESGVVVASETVFEVLPEVDVVALDKTGTLTSGEMTVTGVEADDDPVLARAAALERYSNHPVADAVVAFAAGEGVRSERAGDDVAADGGEPAPPARGEATDDWDDPATAVDVRPTGVVGEVDGERTVVGNRDLLETEGLTVSDRFRERADAVAADGGVPVLVGWDGRCRGVLAVTDRPRDDWDETVRTLAADGRSVVVLTGDDGAAAERFRDHPDVDEVFAGVPPDGKVAAVQRLRSRGTVAMVGDGDNDAPALAAADVGVAIAGSGGLAAEAADAVVTDGRLDAVPVLFDVATATRRRVRENLTWAFGYNAVAIPLAATGLLNPLFAALAMGSSSALVVLNSARSLVPTE encoded by the coding sequence ATGACCGGCTGCACACTCTGTGACCTGGACCTGCCCGCCGACCCGGTGACCGACTCCGAGGTAGAGGGGAAGTTCTGCTGTCGTGGCTGTCTCGCCGTCGCCCGCTCGCTGGACGACGTCGACGATATCGACGAACGCTCGCCCGAGGAGCTGCTCGACGCGGGCGAGGACGACGCCGACGGCGAGGTCTGCTACCTGTCGGTCGACGGGATGCACTGTGCGACCTGCGAGCTGTTCCTCGAGGCGACCGCCACCGACCACCCCGGCGTCGAGGGCGCGTCTGCGAGCTACGCGACGGACACGATGAAGCTCGTCTACGACCCCGCCACCGTCGACGCGGGCGACCTGCCCGACGCTGTCTCGACGGCGGGCTACGAGGCGCGCGAGCGGGGGCTCGACGACGACCGCGAGCCCGACTCCCCGACCGCGACGTTCCTCGTCGGCGGCGGCTTCTTCGGCATGATGACGATGCTGTGGTACGTGCTGTTCATCTACCCGCAGCACTTCGGCTTCGCGCCGGTCGTCGACTTCGGCTCGTTCGGCCGGCTCTACCTGCTCGCACAGATCTGGCTGTTCACGAGCGTCGTGCTGTTCTACAGCGGCTTCACCCTCCTGCGCGGGGCGTACGTGAGCCTGCGGGCGGGCCAGCCGAACATGGACCTGCTCGTCTCGCTCGCGGCGACGAGCGCGTACGTCTACAGCACCGCCGTGATGCTCACCGGCGGCATCGACGTCTACTTCGACGTGACCGTCGCCATCGTGCTCGTCGTCAGCGCCGGCAACTACTACGAGGACCGCGTGAAGCGCTCGGTCGTCTCGCTGCTGTCTGACCTCACCGCGGCGTCGGTCGAGGAGGCCCGCCTCCGCGACGGCCGCACGCTCCCGGTCGAGGACGTGGCCCCCGGCTCCGAGCTACTCGTCCGGCCGGGCGAGCGCGTCCCGCTCGACGGCACCGTCGTCGAGGGCGTCGCCGCCGTCGACGAGGCGCTCGTCACTGGGGAGTCGCTCCCGGTGACGAAGCGCGAGGGCGACGCGGTCGTCGGCGGTTCGGTCGTCACGGACACGCCGCTCGTCGTGGCGGTGAGCGAGGACGCGACGAGCACGCTCGACCGCATCGTCGGCCTGCTCTGGGAGGTCCAGAGCGCCCGCCCGGGTGTCCAGCGACTCGCGGACCGGCTGGCGACGGTGTTCGTGCCGACGGTGACGGCCCTCGCGGTGCTGGTCGCCGCCGGCACGCTCGTCTTCGGCGGCACCCTCACGCGAGCCCTGCTCGTCGGACTGACCGTGCTCGTCGTCGCCTGTCCCTGTGCGCTCGGGCTCGCGACGCCGCTGGCCGTCGCCGCGGGCATCCAGCGCGCCGCCGAGTCGGGCGTCGTCGTCGCCTCGGAGACCGTCTTCGAGGTGCTCCCCGAGGTCGACGTGGTCGCGCTCGACAAGACGGGGACGCTGACCAGCGGCGAGATGACCGTCACCGGCGTCGAGGCCGACGACGACCCTGTCCTCGCCCGCGCCGCCGCGCTGGAGCGCTACTCGAACCACCCCGTCGCCGACGCCGTCGTCGCGTTCGCCGCCGGCGAGGGCGTGCGGTCGGAGCGCGCGGGCGACGACGTCGCGGCGGACGGCGGCGAGCCAGCACCCCCTGCACGGGGCGAGGCCACCGACGACTGGGACGACCCCGCCACGGCCGTCGACGTGCGTCCCACGGGCGTCGTCGGCGAGGTCGATGGCGAGCGGACCGTCGTCGGCAACCGCGACCTGCTGGAAACGGAGGGACTCACCGTCTCCGACCGGTTCCGCGAGCGCGCCGACGCGGTCGCGGCCGACGGCGGTGTCCCGGTGCTCGTCGGCTGGGACGGTCGCTGCCGTGGCGTCCTCGCCGTCACCGACCGGCCGCGCGACGACTGGGACGAGACGGTCCGTACGCTCGCCGCCGACGGCCGCTCCGTGGTGGTCCTGACTGGGGACGACGGTGCCGCCGCCGAACGGTTCCGCGACCACCCGGACGTCGACGAGGTGTTCGCCGGTGTCCCGCCGGACGGGAAGGTCGCCGCAGTCCAGCGACTCCGCTCCCGGGGCACCGTCGCGATGGTCGGCGACGGCGACAACGACGCACCCGCGCTCGCCGCGGCCGACGTCGGCGTCGCCATCGCGGGGAGCGGCGGACTGGCGGCCGAGGCGGCCGACGCGGTCGTGACCGATGGACGCCTCGACGCGGTCCCCGTGCTGTTCGACGTGGCCACCGCGACCAGACGACGCGTCCGCGAGAACCTAACCTGGGCCTTCGGCTACAACGCGGTCGCCATCCCGCTGGCCGCGACCGGACTCCTGAACCCGCTGTTCGCCGCGCTGGCGATGGGGTCCAGCAGCGCCCTCGTGGTGCTGAACTCGGCGCGGTCGCTCGTTCCCACGGAGTGA
- a CDS encoding sulfite exporter TauE/SafE family protein produces the protein MVGWVDPVAQAMHTGTVSANADLLLFLVIGVLGGAHCLGMCGPLVSTYADRITASRDDRRGDQLTTADVRQHGLFNLGRTAGYAVVGALLGLAGSIVVGGVSTVTSLSTVVRGSVGIVVGLFIIAAGVGYLFRGTAGGAAVGNSIPGLSAVSRRVSGVLTGHLDRATNSRGIVGLGAAHAALPCPITYPAYLYAFVIGDPVRGALALSLLGIGTIPTLFAYGLAIGSLSVRNRTLLHRVMGVAFLGLGYLPFAHGLMLFGVHLPHPPVPYYQPL, from the coding sequence GTGGTCGGGTGGGTCGACCCCGTCGCGCAGGCGATGCACACCGGCACCGTCAGCGCGAACGCCGACCTGCTCCTGTTCCTCGTCATCGGCGTGCTCGGCGGCGCGCACTGCCTCGGGATGTGCGGGCCCCTGGTGTCGACGTACGCCGACCGCATCACCGCCAGCCGCGACGACCGCCGGGGCGACCAGCTCACGACGGCCGACGTCCGCCAGCACGGGCTCTTCAACCTCGGCCGCACCGCGGGCTACGCCGTCGTCGGCGCGCTGCTCGGACTCGCCGGGAGCATCGTCGTCGGGGGCGTGAGCACGGTCACGTCGCTCTCGACGGTCGTCCGGGGGAGCGTCGGCATCGTCGTCGGGCTGTTCATCATCGCCGCGGGCGTCGGCTACCTGTTCCGGGGAACCGCGGGCGGCGCGGCGGTCGGGAACTCGATCCCCGGGCTCTCGGCGGTGTCTCGACGCGTCAGTGGCGTGCTGACCGGCCACCTCGACCGCGCGACGAACTCGAGGGGTATCGTCGGCCTCGGCGCGGCCCACGCCGCGCTGCCCTGCCCCATCACCTACCCGGCGTACCTGTACGCGTTCGTCATCGGCGACCCGGTCCGCGGGGCGCTCGCGCTGTCGCTGCTCGGCATCGGTACCATCCCGACGCTGTTCGCGTACGGACTCGCCATCGGGTCGCTGTCCGTCCGGAACCGGACCCTGCTGCACCGGGTGATGGGCGTGGCGTTCCTCGGCCTGGGCTACCTGCCGTTCGCCCACGGCCTCATGCTGTTCGGGGTCCATCTGCCGCACCCACCCGTGCCGTACTACCAGCCGCTGTGA
- a CDS encoding cytochrome c oxidase subunit II, translating into MHIHQYEKLWLGMSLLLIVGFIATITYGAVGVGVSMVDDSGGNVDPNSLDEHPEFSDPGVEQVGEDEYEAYVVARQFIFQPDPIVVPANSTVTFYVTSADVIHGFAVVGTNANTMVIPGEVAEITVEVNEAGEYGIVCHEYCGDGHHTMEGVLRVVPEGQYNSSDGGEQ; encoded by the coding sequence GTGCACATCCACCAGTACGAGAAGCTCTGGCTCGGGATGTCGCTGCTGCTCATCGTGGGCTTCATCGCGACCATCACCTACGGTGCGGTCGGCGTCGGCGTGTCGATGGTCGACGACAGCGGCGGCAACGTGGACCCGAACAGTCTGGACGAACACCCCGAGTTCAGCGACCCCGGTGTCGAACAGGTCGGTGAGGACGAGTACGAGGCGTACGTCGTCGCGCGGCAGTTCATCTTCCAGCCCGACCCCATCGTCGTGCCCGCCAACAGCACGGTGACGTTCTACGTGACCTCCGCCGACGTCATCCACGGCTTCGCCGTCGTGGGGACGAACGCCAACACGATGGTCATCCCGGGAGAGGTGGCCGAGATCACCGTCGAGGTGAACGAGGCCGGCGAGTACGGCATCGTCTGCCACGAGTACTGCGGTGACGGCCACCACACCATGGAGGGGGTCCTCCGTGTCGTGCCGGAGGGCCAGTACAACAGCAGCGACGGGGGTGAGCAATGA
- a CDS encoding b(o/a)3-type cytochrome-c oxidase subunit 1, translating to MSVERETFADRYPEEAELVRRSFLVAFTALGLGALFGIIQALHRTNVLRFIPSTDYYTVLTAHGVLLVIVFTIFYLVGLYQWAVTRSLDRSPTNINFTRAWLTLMTIGSVITGLTILLGFVDQIGISADVLFTFYAPLQAHPLFYTGLVVFIIGTWLAGVDWFRTWLHWKQDNPDERIPLQTFMVLTTMIMWYVATIGVAIAVLFFLLPWSLGLIETVNPLLTRTLFWFFGHPVVYFWLLPAYMLWYTVLPKLAGGRLFSDPLARVVFVLFVLLSTPVGIHHQYVDPGIAEGFKFIAMTNTMFLLLPSLLTAFTVVASMEHGARQRGGEGLFRWLTALPWRDPAFTGMALAGLMFAAGGFSGMINAGMNINYLVHNTIWVPGHFHLTVGTAVALTMMAGTYWLWPQLTNRRLYSRPIGLLQVVMWFGGMALMSNSMHVAGLYGVPRRTAEPQYAGFDFQTAFGSIAELNVQLAVGGTLLFVSTLLFLGNLALSLGNPKVDGLGQTLPEPLSGPDDSPRVLDNMKLWAGIALVLVLLAYALPLGAIVQNGGLFGTGGDAYPVSVLGRFDPGVGLDAVRELLGVGR from the coding sequence ATGAGCGTCGAACGCGAGACGTTCGCGGACCGGTACCCCGAGGAGGCCGAGCTCGTCCGGCGGTCGTTCCTGGTCGCGTTCACCGCGCTCGGGCTCGGTGCGCTGTTCGGTATCATCCAGGCGCTCCACCGGACGAACGTCCTGCGGTTCATCCCCTCGACTGACTACTACACGGTGCTGACGGCCCACGGCGTCCTGCTGGTCATCGTCTTCACCATCTTCTACCTGGTGGGGCTGTACCAGTGGGCGGTCACCCGCAGCCTGGACCGGTCGCCGACGAACATCAACTTCACCCGGGCGTGGCTCACCCTGATGACCATCGGCTCGGTCATCACGGGCCTCACCATCCTGCTCGGGTTCGTCGACCAGATCGGCATCAGTGCCGACGTGCTCTTTACGTTCTACGCGCCACTGCAGGCCCACCCGCTGTTCTACACGGGACTCGTCGTGTTCATCATCGGGACGTGGCTCGCGGGCGTCGACTGGTTCCGCACCTGGCTGCACTGGAAGCAGGACAACCCGGACGAGCGCATCCCGCTGCAGACGTTCATGGTGCTGACGACGATGATCATGTGGTACGTCGCGACCATCGGCGTCGCCATCGCGGTGCTCTTCTTCCTGCTGCCGTGGTCGCTCGGGCTCATCGAGACGGTGAACCCGCTGCTGACCCGGACGCTGTTCTGGTTCTTCGGTCACCCGGTCGTCTACTTCTGGCTGCTGCCGGCGTACATGCTCTGGTACACCGTGCTGCCGAAGCTCGCCGGCGGGCGGCTGTTCAGCGATCCCCTCGCACGGGTCGTCTTCGTGCTGTTCGTGCTGCTGTCGACCCCGGTCGGCATCCACCACCAGTACGTCGACCCCGGCATCGCGGAGGGGTTCAAGTTCATCGCGATGACGAACACGATGTTCCTGCTGCTGCCGAGCCTGCTGACCGCGTTCACCGTCGTCGCCAGTATGGAGCACGGGGCGCGCCAGCGTGGCGGCGAGGGGCTGTTCCGGTGGCTCACCGCGCTCCCGTGGCGCGACCCCGCGTTCACCGGGATGGCGCTCGCCGGCCTGATGTTCGCCGCGGGTGGCTTCTCCGGCATGATCAACGCCGGGATGAACATCAACTACCTCGTCCACAACACCATCTGGGTGCCCGGCCACTTCCACCTCACCGTCGGCACGGCCGTCGCGCTGACGATGATGGCGGGGACGTACTGGCTGTGGCCACAGCTCACGAACCGGCGGCTCTACTCGCGTCCCATCGGCCTGCTGCAGGTCGTCATGTGGTTCGGCGGCATGGCGCTGATGTCGAACTCGATGCACGTCGCCGGGCTGTACGGCGTGCCGCGCCGGACCGCCGAACCCCAGTACGCCGGCTTCGACTTCCAGACCGCGTTCGGGAGCATCGCGGAGCTGAACGTCCAGCTCGCCGTCGGCGGCACGCTGCTGTTCGTCTCGACGCTGCTGTTCCTCGGGAACCTCGCGCTCTCGCTGGGGAACCCGAAGGTCGATGGACTCGGTCAGACGCTCCCGGAGCCGCTCTCCGGTCCGGACGACAGCCCGCGCGTGCTCGACAACATGAAGCTCTGGGCGGGCATCGCGCTGGTGCTCGTCCTGCTCGCGTACGCGCTGCCGCTCGGGGCCATCGTCCAGAACGGCGGCCTGTTCGGCACCGGCGGTGACGCCTACCCGGTGTCGGTGCTCGGCCGGTTCGACCCCGGCGTCGGACTCGACGCCGTCCGCGAACTCCTGGGGGTGGGACGATGA
- a CDS encoding DUF7546 family protein yields MSVVERRPRLPLSWVGLAVVAGVTLGYWLAVDPVVRSPAQVAYPLLWLAVSAVGVAVAVDAGARSLSPLPAVVGIAYVLVLLWTAGLLVPAASAPELSVHLAIPGWGPAVHYVGSVVALTVVPFLVAGYATLGLLAAVAVDRTWGASMPGAVGLLACVSCTAPLVATVAGSLGAGSLAATLSTAQYPVATAAFLLSVGGFVFVLRRSAD; encoded by the coding sequence ATGTCGGTCGTCGAACGGCGTCCCCGGCTCCCGCTGTCGTGGGTCGGGCTCGCGGTCGTCGCCGGCGTGACGCTGGGCTACTGGCTGGCGGTCGACCCCGTCGTCCGGTCGCCCGCACAGGTCGCCTACCCGCTGCTGTGGCTGGCGGTCAGCGCCGTCGGGGTCGCGGTCGCCGTCGACGCAGGCGCGCGGTCGCTCTCGCCACTCCCCGCTGTCGTCGGCATCGCGTACGTACTCGTGCTGCTGTGGACCGCGGGGCTGCTCGTGCCGGCAGCGTCCGCGCCCGAGCTCTCGGTCCATCTGGCGATTCCGGGCTGGGGCCCGGCGGTGCACTACGTCGGCTCGGTCGTCGCGCTCACGGTCGTCCCGTTCCTCGTCGCCGGCTACGCGACGCTCGGCCTGCTCGCGGCGGTCGCCGTCGACCGGACGTGGGGCGCGTCGATGCCGGGCGCGGTCGGCCTCCTCGCCTGCGTGAGCTGCACCGCGCCGCTCGTCGCGACGGTCGCCGGCTCGCTCGGGGCCGGCTCGCTGGCCGCCACCCTCAGCACCGCACAGTACCCGGTCGCGACGGCGGCGTTCCTGCTGTCGGTCGGGGGATTCGTCTTCGTCCTCCGCCGGAGCGCGGACTGA
- a CDS encoding DUF5806 family protein, translated as MTEQSPATDGDDAEPPASETGRETAPSTETPAEHDTAESPAEDDPASSGDEPTDAGEPTPGVPDEETLDVPEDVATYDRFKKMDGAQYERVNEFLRDRTYITAREWAIARLCSDFRTETGVEMTKIGENLPELVPFMTDTYTPQAVNQARAAFEDKIRTAGATFLYGAMCDFFTAEELDDVMYESTEVAKFLLEVEGVDLSVEEELEAEERISSVMREVREASAELREEEETE; from the coding sequence ATGACCGAGCAGTCGCCGGCGACGGATGGGGACGACGCGGAGCCGCCGGCCAGCGAGACGGGCCGGGAGACCGCCCCGTCGACGGAGACACCGGCGGAGCACGACACGGCCGAATCGCCAGCCGAGGACGACCCGGCGTCGTCGGGAGACGAGCCGACGGACGCCGGCGAGCCCACGCCGGGCGTCCCCGACGAGGAGACGCTCGACGTGCCCGAGGACGTGGCCACCTACGACCGCTTCAAGAAGATGGACGGCGCGCAGTACGAGCGGGTCAACGAGTTCCTGCGCGACCGCACCTACATCACGGCCCGCGAGTGGGCCATCGCCCGGCTCTGTTCGGACTTCCGCACCGAGACCGGCGTCGAGATGACGAAGATCGGCGAGAACCTGCCCGAGCTGGTGCCGTTCATGACGGACACGTACACGCCGCAGGCGGTCAACCAGGCCCGTGCCGCCTTCGAGGACAAGATACGGACCGCGGGCGCGACGTTCCTCTACGGCGCGATGTGCGACTTCTTCACCGCCGAGGAGCTGGACGACGTGATGTACGAGTCGACGGAGGTCGCGAAGTTCCTGCTGGAGGTCGAGGGCGTCGACCTCTCCGTCGAGGAGGAGCTGGAGGCCGAGGAGCGCATCTCCTCGGTCATGCGGGAGGTGCGCGAGGCGAGCGCGGAGCTGCGCGAGGAGGAGGAGACGGAGTAG
- a CDS encoding DUF7529 family protein, producing the protein MKLPGVNDAAVEAWERVVEDLEATAAEYRDDGWEVVELHPGDVTPLPPDHERFGLDVLVPGDEYETVSAMVTDTGAAFDEFEVFRAVHAGHVFLVVAVEDGSREQVLLVPVYYGIKDAKETTEGVLERDTFPVHIRPLTIEDVVTVEPSEPELLLPPTE; encoded by the coding sequence ATGAAACTGCCCGGTGTCAACGACGCAGCCGTCGAAGCCTGGGAGCGCGTCGTCGAGGACCTGGAGGCCACGGCCGCCGAGTACCGCGACGACGGCTGGGAGGTCGTCGAGCTCCACCCCGGCGACGTGACGCCGCTGCCCCCGGACCACGAGCGCTTCGGCCTCGATGTACTCGTCCCCGGCGACGAGTACGAGACCGTCAGCGCGATGGTCACCGACACGGGAGCCGCGTTCGACGAGTTCGAGGTGTTCCGTGCGGTCCACGCCGGCCACGTCTTCCTCGTCGTCGCCGTCGAGGACGGATCGCGCGAGCAGGTGCTCCTCGTGCCCGTCTACTACGGCATCAAGGACGCCAAGGAGACGACCGAGGGCGTGCTGGAGCGGGACACCTTCCCGGTGCACATCCGCCCGCTCACCATCGAGGACGTGGTGACGGTCGAGCCGTCGGAGCCCGAGCTGCTGCTGCCGCCGACGGAGTGA
- a CDS encoding dihydroorotase has product MLIGNATLPDGTTADVRVDGEAIDAVGDLGGEADVDATGKLLMPGAIDVHVHFRQPGFSHKETWATGSRSAAAGGVTTVVDQPNTDPPTVSGDAFDEKAALAADSLVDWGINGGVTESWDPDSLFDRSLFALGEVFLADSTGDMGIEADLFDDAVDLAAANDVPVTVHAEDAGLFDEDALANAGDGVGREADVDAWSAYRTPEAEAAAVERACEVAADSGTNLHIAHTSTPEGIDAAAEAGATCEVTPHHLFLSRLDSDELGTYGRMNPPLRSAERREAVFERVADGTVDVVATDHAPHTVAEKEATIRDAPSGVPGVETMVPLLLAEAARDDGAFGVERVRDLVASNPADIFGLDAKGQVAAGYDADLALYDLDDTREVRGEALHSNCGWTPFEGWRGIFPEWTTVRGTVVWDGDGFGEHAGQNVRH; this is encoded by the coding sequence ATGCTCATCGGCAACGCGACGCTGCCGGACGGGACGACCGCCGACGTGCGGGTCGACGGCGAGGCCATCGACGCCGTCGGCGATCTCGGCGGCGAGGCCGACGTGGACGCGACCGGGAAGCTGCTCATGCCCGGTGCCATCGACGTCCACGTCCACTTCCGCCAGCCCGGCTTCTCGCACAAGGAGACGTGGGCGACCGGCTCGCGGAGCGCCGCCGCGGGTGGCGTGACGACCGTCGTCGACCAGCCCAACACCGACCCGCCGACGGTCTCCGGGGACGCGTTCGACGAGAAGGCCGCCCTCGCCGCCGACTCGCTCGTCGACTGGGGCATCAACGGCGGCGTCACGGAGTCGTGGGACCCCGACTCGCTGTTCGACCGGTCGCTATTCGCGCTCGGCGAGGTGTTCCTCGCGGACTCGACGGGCGACATGGGCATCGAGGCCGACCTGTTCGACGACGCCGTCGACCTGGCCGCCGCGAACGACGTGCCCGTCACCGTCCACGCCGAGGACGCAGGCCTGTTCGACGAGGACGCCCTCGCGAACGCGGGCGACGGCGTCGGTCGGGAGGCCGACGTCGACGCCTGGTCCGCCTACCGGACCCCCGAGGCCGAGGCCGCCGCGGTCGAGCGCGCCTGCGAGGTCGCCGCCGACTCCGGGACCAACCTCCACATCGCCCACACGTCGACGCCGGAGGGCATCGACGCCGCCGCCGAGGCGGGCGCGACCTGCGAGGTCACCCCGCACCACCTGTTCCTCTCGCGCCTCGACTCCGACGAACTCGGCACGTACGGGCGGATGAACCCACCGCTGCGCTCGGCGGAGCGCCGCGAGGCCGTCTTCGAGCGCGTCGCCGACGGCACCGTCGACGTGGTCGCGACCGACCACGCGCCCCACACCGTCGCCGAGAAGGAAGCCACGATCCGGGACGCGCCGTCGGGCGTCCCCGGCGTCGAGACGATGGTCCCGCTCCTGCTCGCCGAGGCCGCCCGCGACGACGGCGCGTTCGGCGTCGAGCGCGTCCGCGACCTCGTCGCATCGAACCCCGCCGACATCTTCGGGCTCGACGCGAAGGGCCAGGTCGCGGCGGGCTACGACGCCGACCTCGCGCTGTACGACCTCGACGACACCCGCGAGGTCCGCGGCGAGGCCCTCCACTCGAACTGCGGGTGGACGCCGTTCGAGGGCTGGCGGGGCATCTTCCCCGAGTGGACGACGGTCCGGGGAACGGTCGTCTGGGACGGGGACGGCTTCGGCGAGCACGCGGGGCAGAACGTCCGGCACTGA
- a CDS encoding lipoate--protein ligase family protein, which produces MRVVRGRGEDPTADGKVTARLLDEVGDSGEPAVRVWAPHRIVAFGRRDANEAGYETAASAAGERGFEPVTRSVGGRAVAYDGETTLAFARITPVEDIRGGLDARYEALTVDVQRALRRLGVPAERGEPSDSFCPGQHSLQRDGKLVGIAQRVRTDAAITSGVCIVRNHGELADVLSAVYGALDAPFDPDSLGSIGRADGTSDPETVRATIEAELVGEAEPTVEQLD; this is translated from the coding sequence ATGCGCGTGGTTCGCGGCCGCGGGGAGGACCCGACGGCCGACGGCAAGGTGACGGCACGACTGCTCGACGAGGTCGGCGACAGTGGCGAGCCGGCGGTCCGGGTGTGGGCTCCGCATCGCATCGTCGCGTTCGGTCGGCGCGACGCCAACGAGGCTGGGTACGAGACGGCAGCCAGCGCGGCCGGAGAACGGGGCTTCGAGCCGGTCACCCGGAGCGTCGGCGGCCGGGCGGTCGCCTACGACGGCGAGACGACGCTCGCGTTCGCCCGCATCACGCCCGTCGAGGACATCCGCGGTGGGCTCGACGCACGGTACGAGGCGCTCACGGTCGACGTCCAGCGCGCCCTCCGTCGACTCGGGGTGCCGGCCGAACGCGGCGAGCCCTCGGACTCGTTCTGTCCCGGCCAGCACTCGCTCCAGCGCGACGGCAAGCTCGTCGGCATCGCCCAGCGCGTCCGTACCGACGCCGCCATCACCTCCGGTGTCTGCATCGTCCGGAACCACGGGGAGCTCGCGGACGTGCTCTCCGCGGTCTACGGCGCGCTCGACGCGCCGTTCGACCCGGACTCGCTGGGGAGCATCGGGCGCGCCGACGGGACGAGCGATCCCGAGACGGTGCGGGCGACCATCGAGGCGGAGCTGGTCGGCGAGGCGGAGCCGACCGTCGAGCAGCTCGACTGA
- a CDS encoding cysteine hydrolase family protein: MEFDSTDTALVVVDMQNGFCKPDGSLYAPGSEAVVDPVASLVDRAHDAGARVVFTRDVHPPGQFDDAHYYDEFEQWGEHVVEGSWEAQLVAELEVREGDHVVEKHTYDAFHETELDGWLTTRGIDDLVICGTLANVCVLHTAGSAGLRDYRPVLVDDCIGAIEDDHREYALDHADWLFGEVARSDDVTFVGGK, encoded by the coding sequence ATGGAGTTCGACTCGACCGACACCGCGCTGGTGGTCGTAGACATGCAGAACGGCTTCTGCAAGCCGGATGGAAGCCTCTACGCGCCCGGGAGCGAGGCGGTCGTCGATCCGGTCGCGTCGCTGGTCGACCGGGCCCACGACGCCGGTGCACGGGTGGTGTTCACCCGAGACGTCCACCCGCCGGGACAGTTCGACGACGCGCACTACTACGACGAGTTCGAGCAGTGGGGCGAGCACGTCGTCGAGGGGTCGTGGGAGGCACAGCTGGTCGCGGAGCTGGAGGTGCGCGAGGGCGACCACGTCGTCGAGAAGCACACCTACGACGCGTTCCACGAGACGGAGCTGGACGGCTGGCTCACGACCCGTGGCATCGACGACCTCGTCATCTGCGGGACGCTCGCGAACGTCTGCGTGCTCCACACCGCCGGGAGCGCCGGGCTGCGGGACTACAGACCGGTGCTCGTGGACGACTGTATCGGTGCAATCGAGGACGACCACCGGGAGTACGCGCTGGACCACGCGGACTGGCTGTTCGGCGAGGTGGCGCGGTCCGACGACGTGACGTTCGTCGGTGGGAAGTGA